CGCGAGGCGATGGAGCCGTTTGGCAAGGGCCAGACCGGCAGTTCCTCCATGCCGCACAAGAAAAACCCCATCCTGACCGAGAACGTCACCGGCTTTGCCCGCCTGCTGCGCGGCTTCCTGGCCACCGGGCTGGAAAACGTGGCCCTGTGGCACGAGCGCGACATCAGCCACTCCAGCGCCGAGCGGGTCATCCTGCCCGACGCCACCAGTGCGGCCAGCTACGCTACCCGCCGCCTAACCGGAGTGCTGCGTGACCTCGTGGTGTTCCCAGAGCGGATGCTGCGCAACCTGAACGACCTGGGCGGCCTGGTGTTCAGCCAGCGCGTGCTACACGCCCTGATTGACGATCAGGGCATGATGCGTGAGGCGGCCTACGGCCTGGTGCAGCGGAATGCCCTGCACAGCTGGGAAACCGGCGAGGGGCTGCGCGACCTGCTGAAGGCCGACCCGGAAAATCCCCTGAGCGACGCCGACCTGGACGCCGCCTTTGACCTGCAGTGGTACTTGCGGCACGTGGACGACATTTACGCCCGTTTCGGGCTGTAAGCCAGACGCCAACTTCATCGCCAGCACCAGTAAACGAGTGCTGGGCATGCAATGGATCTCTTTTGGCTGGTGGGCGTGACAGCTGGCAGGTCATCACAGGGAGCCGTCAGGCAGGGGCCGGAAGCATACGTCCGGCCCCTGCGGCTTTGGGCACCCGAGCAAAACCCGGCGAACTGATATGGATTCTTCTGGGCTTCGCCGCAGGTAGATACCCCACCGCCAGGCCTCTCCATCATCCCGCCTCTGCCGTTCCAGCGCATTCCTCGTCTCCAACTTCCCAGGTTTTGCAGAACGCATAAGGCAGAGCCTCTCCTCTCATTTGCCTGGCTGTGAAGCAACTCTCGGCTCAACACCTTGAGGCCAGAGCCGTACCCTCATAGCATCCCCGTCCCTTATGCTGCCCCTATGGGATTCGTGGTTCGGCTGCTCGTCAATGCCCTCGCGCTGTACCTGCTGACACGGGTGTATAGCGGCGTCAGCTTTGCGCCCGGTGCCGACGCGGTCAGCGTGCTGATTGCCGCTGCCGTGATGGGCATTGTGAACGCGTTGGTGCGCCCGGTCCTGCTGCTGCTGTCGCTGCCCGTGAATGTCCTGACGCTGGGCCTGTTCACGCTGGTGGTCAACGGGATTGTGCTGTGGCTGGTGGCCGCCGCCACCGCCCTGAATGTGGCGGGGTTTGGCGCCGCAGTCGTGGGCGCCCTGATTCTCACGGTGATTGCCTGGGTGCTGGACGCCATCCTGGGAGCCCTGGGCCTGGACGGCGTCCATGAGTAACGCAGTCAGCCCCTCGCCGCAGGTGGTGGCCACGGCCGCCGACCTGCGCGCCGCTCTGGGCGGCGGCCCGGTGGCCCTGGTGCCCACGATGGGCTACCTGCATGACGGTCACGCGGCCCTGATCCGTGAGGCCCGGCGCCTGGTGCCCGGCGGCCGGGTGGCTGTCAGCATCTTCGTCAACCCCATGCAGTTTGGGCCGACCGAGGACCTGAACCGGTATCCGCGTGATCTGGAGCGCGACTTGCGCGTGGCCGCAGAAGCCGGGGCTGACGTGATCTTTCACCCCACCCCCGAGACCATCTACCCAGCGGGCTTTGCCACGCAGGTCAGTGTCTCGGGGGTCAGTGGCGGCCTGGACGGCGCCGCACGGCCGGGGCACTTTACCGGGGTGGCCACAGTCGTCCTCAAACTCCTGAACCTTGTGCGGCCGGAGCACGCCCTCTTCGGAGAAAAAGACTGGCAACAGCTGGCAGTGATCCGACGCATGGTGACAGACCTGAACGTACCAGTGCAGATTCATGGCGTCCCGACCGTCCGCGCCGAATCGGGCCTGGCCCTGAGCAGCCGCAACAGCTACCTCAGCGCCGAGCAGCAGGAACGCGCCGTCCTTCTGTCGCAGGCGCTGCGGGCGGTGCAGGCGGCCTATGACGGCGGCGAGCGGCGCACCGCCGCCCTGGAAGCCGCCGGACACGCCGTGCTGGCCCAGGATTCAGAGGCCGTGCCCGACTACCTGAGTGTCGTGGACGGTGACATGGCCGTCAGGGAAATCGTGGACAATAGTCCCATGAACCGCGTCCTCGTAGCGGCCCGGATGTTCGGGGTGCGCCTCATTGACAACATGCCCCTGAACGCCCAGCCGCCGCTGGCACAGGCAGGGCGCGCGTGACCCTGGACGAACTGCTCCGCGAGATGGTGACGCGCCGGGCCTCGGACGTGCATTTGCAGGCGGGCAGTCCGCCGATGGGCCGGATTGACGGCCAGCTGGTGCCGTTTGGCACCCAGCCCCTGATGCCCCCCGACACGCAGCTGCTGGCCCAGGCCCTGATGACCCCGGACCAGTGGGATGACTTTACCTACCGCAACGAACTGGACCTGGCCTACAGCGTCTCGGGGCTGGGCCGCTTCCGCTGCAACGTGTTCCGGCAGCGCGGCGCGGTGGGCATGGTCATGCGCATTGTGTCCGACGCCATTCCGGGCTTCGAGGCGCTGGGCCTGCCCGCCGACGTGCTGCGCCGCCTGGCCGACCACTCGCGCGGGCTGATTCTGGTTACTGGCCCCACCGGCAGCGGCAAGACCACCACCCTCTCCAGTCTGGTGGACCACGTCAACCGCACCTACGCCTACAACATCATTACCGTCGAAGACCCCATCGAGATTCTGCACAAGAACAAGAAAAGCATCGTGGTGCAGCGCGAGGTCGGCAGCGATACCCGCGACTTCCGCACCGCCCTGAAGTACGCCATGCGCCAGGACCCCGACGTCATCATGATCGGCGAGATGCGTGACAAGGAAACCGTGGAAGCGGCGCTTTCGGCGTCGCAGACTGGTCACCTGGTTCTAAGCACCCTGCACACCCAGGACGCCGTGCGCAGCGTCAACCGCATCATTGACTTCTTCCCGCCCTATGAGCGCGATCAGGTGCGCCTGCAACTGGCCGAGTCGCTGGTAGGCATCATCAGCCAGCGCCTGCTGCGGCGCGCCGACGGCGTGGGGCGCGTGCTCGGGCTGGAGATCATGCTCAATACCCCCCTGATTCAGGACTACATCAAGGACGAGGACAAGACGCCCCTGATCAAGGACGCCCTGATTGAAGACAACATCCGGGGCATGCACACCTTCGACCAGCATCTGGTGCAGCTCTACCGCAACACCCTGATCACGATGGACGAGGCGCTGGCCGCCGCGACCAGCCCGCACGAGGTCAAACTGATGGTCACGCGGGCGGGCACAGCGTACTGAGTGCCAGCTGACCTGAACTACAGCTATAGCGGTCTGACAGACGAGGAGAAACGCGCTTGCCGCGTATGTGGCCTGCTGGACCCCCCGCCCTACTTCCCCTACGGAGAGGACGGTTTCAGCTGGGATTTCGATATCTGTGACTGCTGCGGCGTCATGCATGGCTACGAGGACATCACGGTGGAAGGGGCCAGGGCCTACCGTCAGCAGTGGCTGGCAGCCGGCGGGGTGTGGCAACATCCCAGTTCCCAGCCCTCTCCTGAACAGTGGGACTTACAGCAGCAGCTGAGCAATATTCCAACGCCCTTCAAATAAAGAGGCGGGGTGGCCTACACAACAGTCCAACTTGGCCTGGGCTTACCCGCCTCCCCATATCCCTGCTGAAAGCGCGCCAGCATTCCCCTGCCTGTCTGTTTTCCCTCCATGATTGCGCTTTCAAGGCGTGGTAAGCTGCCGGTGTCAGCGCGGCGTCAGTGGAAGCAATTGGATTCTCGTTACCGTACCCCGGTTACCCGAAGTCCGTCCTCTCCTTTTTATTTAGGAGCAGGCCGCATTCCCATTCACGGGTAAGAGCAGGGGCGTAGAAAGGTAGGCACCCACATGGCAGATGTTGTTCTGGAGCACATCAACAAGCGCTACGGCACCAAGCACCACGCGGTCAAGGACTTTAACCTGCATATTCAGGACCGCGAATTTATGGTGTTCGTGGGGCCGTCCGGCTGCGGTAAGTCCACCACCCTGCGCATGATCGCGGGCCTGGAGGACATCAGCGAGGGCGTGCTGAAAATCGGCGACCGCGTGGTCAACGACGTGCCGCCCAAGGACCGCGACATCGCCATGGTCTTTCAGAATTACGCGCTGTATCCGCACATGAACGTGTACGAGAACATGGCCTTTGGCCTGAAGCTGCGCAAGACCCCCAAAGCCGAAATTGACAAGCGCGTGCGCGAGGCCGCCCGCATTCTGCAAATCGAGCATCTGCTGGGCCGCAAGCCCAAGGAGCTGTCGGGCGGTCAGCGCCAGCGCGTGGCAATGGGACGCGCCATCGTGCGTGAGCCGAAAGTGTTCCTGATGGACGAGCCGCTATCCAACCTGGACGCCAAACTGCGCGTCGAGATGCGCTCGCAGATTTCGCAGCTGCACCGCCGTCTGGGCGCCACGATCGTGTACGTGACCCACGATCAGGTGGAGGCCATGACGCTGGGTAACCGCATTGTGGTCATGCGCGACGGCGTGATTATGCAGGTGGACACGCCCATGAACCTCTACGACTTCCCGCAGAACAAGTTCGTGGCCGGCTTTATCGGCAGCCCCTCCATGAACTTCCTGTCGGGCAAGGTGCAGAACGGCGAATTTGTGATTGGCGACAGCCGCGTGGCCTCCATGGGCCGCCTAGCCCAGAGCCTCAAGCCCTACGAGGGCAAAGACGTGATGATGGGCATTCGCCCGGAACACCTGGGCATGGTAGGCATGACCGACCTGCCGCGCGGCACCAACGTCCTGCGCGGTCAGGTGGTCGTGGTGGAGCCGCTGGGCGCCCAGACGGACCTGATTATCGAGGTGGCGGGCCAGAACATCACCGCGAAGGTCGAGGGGCAGGCCAACGTGCTGCCCGGCGACATGATTGAACTGGTGGTGGACCAGACCCGCCTGCACGCCTTTGACCCCAGCACCGAAATGGCCATTGACCGGGGCACCCCGGCGGGCACGCGCGGTCAGGCCGACACCCCCGGCCTTGGCTACGAGTACGCGCCCCAGATGACCGCCAGCACTGCCTGAACATTTTCTCTGTGCCGGCGAGCCGCCCTGATGGTCAGGGCGGCTCGCTGCTGACTGGGTCTCCTCCACCCGCTTCAGGAATGCTTTAGAATCGGCGCACCCACGACCAGACGCCGCTGCGCCCCCACGCGGGCCGGGGCGGCGCCGACTCAGAAGGAGTTTTCATGAAAAAGACCTTGCTGTCTCTCGCGGCCCTGACCTTCCTCGCTTCTGGTGCCCAGGCCCGCACCTGGGACGCCATCCGGCAGTCCGGCACCATTAAAATTGCCACCGAAGGCGCCTTTCCTCCCTTCAACGTCCTGAAGGGCAAGGAGCTGACCGGCTTTGAAGTCGAACTGGCCAACGAACTCGCCAAGCAGATGGGCCTGAAGGTCCAGTGGGTGACCCAGCCGTTTGACAACCTGCTGATCGGCCTGCAGCAGGACCGCTACGACTTCGTGATTGCCAGCCACGGCATCACGCCGCAGCGCGCCAAGGCCGTGGACTTTACCAACCCGCACTACTGCACGGGCGGCGCCATCGTGGCCAAGCCCGGCGGGCCCAAAACCGCCGCCGACCTGGTGGGCAAGACAGTGGCCGTGCAGGTGGGCACCACCTACCTGGACAACGTGCGTAAGGTTCAGGGCGTGAAAGAAGTCAAGACCTTCCCCAAGGACACGGACGCCCAGGCCGCGCTGATGGCGGGCCGCGTGGACGCCTGGGTGGGCGACAAGTTCACGGGGCTGGACCTCGTGAAAGCCCAGAAGGGCAAGGTCGTGGCGGGCGAGTTGCTGTTTAACGAGCGCATCGGGATGGCGGTCAAGAAAGGCAACGCCAGCCTGCTCAAAGAGCTGAACGCCGCGCTGGCCAAATCGCTGAGCAGCGGCAGCTACGCCAAGATTAGCGGCAAATACTTCAACACCGACGTGCGCTGCAAGAACTGAGCGCAGGGAGGAGTGTGCGGCCTTTCCAGTTTGGAGGGGCCGCGCCTTTTTGGCGCCCTGGCCCTGTATCATCTTCGCAAATGCAAGTGAATGTACTGTTGCTGGCCCTGTGGCCTGAAAGCGGGGCGCGGTGACGGCCAGCCGCCCCAAACCGCTAGGTGGCGCGGCGCTGGTGGGCTGGAGTGTGCTGGCCGCCGCCGCTTTCCTGCTGCTGTTTTTCGTGATTACGCTGGTGCTGCGCCAGATGCCCGACCCCATCGGGCCGCGCGCCGACCTGTTCGTGGAAGGCGCGCGCATGACCCTGCAACTGACCCTGGTCAGCGGCCTGATTGGCCTGGGCGTGGGCCTGATTGCTGGGATTCAGAAAACCAGCAGCCTGTGGTGGGTGCGCGCGCCGGCCAACCTGTTCGTGTGGCTGGTGCGCGGCACACCGCTGCTGGTGCAGATTCTCTTTGTCTACAACGCGCTGCCGCCACTGCTTCAGGGCATCGGCATCAACGTGCAGCTCAATGAGTTCTGGTCAGCGGTCATCGCGCTGGCCCTGAATGTGGGCGCCTACAACGCCGAGGTCATTCGCGCGGGCATTCTGGCCATTCCACGCGGCCAGAGCGAGGCGGCGCGGAGCCTCGGGCTCAGCAGCGGCCAGACCATGACCACGGTGGTGCTGCCACAGGCGCTGCGGGTTGTGGTGCCGCCGCTGGTCAATAACCTCGTGGCCCTGCTCAAGGATTCCTCGCTGGCTTCCACGATTGCCCTGCTGGAACTGACCCTGGCCGGCTCCCGCGTCAGCAGCGAGAGTTTCCAGCCTATTCCAGTGCTGACCACCGTAGCCGCCGTTTACCTGGCCCTGACGACCGTCATGACCCTGTTTACCGATCAGCTGGAGAGGCGCGTCAAGATCGCTTCGAGATAAGGAAGACAGACGAGCAGCGCACCAGAGGAAGGTGCGCTGCTTCTATCTTTCACGGACTCCGATTGAATCCAGCGTTTTATTTGGGTGGACTTGGCAAGCGGCAAAGCAGACTCGACGAGCTTCGCAGCAGAGCGAGAATAGACGAATGCTGCGCTGTGAAGGTGCAAACGGCGCCCTTCTTTGCTGTGCCGTCCTGAAGCGGAAGCCGGCTCACTGGAAAACATCGGCTCTCCGGCCCAGGGAAGCGCGGTTCGCTCTCTCCTCCATCCCAATAAGCCCGGTTATCCTTCCTCGGCTGGCGCGGGCAAGCCGCTACTGCCCCTATACAGCGCGCTGCGCAGCCAGTACCGCTCCAGCCAGCGCTTAAACAGGCTGGCCAGCGGAATCGCCAGCAGCGCCCCCACCACGCCGCCCAGCGCCAGACCCACCAGCAGGGCAATCAGAATGGTGGCCGGGCTCAGGTGGGCGCTGCGGCCCATGACGATTGGCCCCACCACGTTGCCCAGCAGCTGATTGAGCAGGAAATACAGCACCACCACAGCGCCCACCTTGCCGCCGCCCTGCGGAATGGCCTCCAGCATGGGCAGCGCCGCCGCCGCCACGATGCCCAGGTACGGCACCAGATTCAGCAGCCCGCTCAGCAGGCCCAGGGCCAGGGCGTTGGGAATGCCCAGCGCCAGCAGGCCCGCCGTGGCCAGCACCGCGCAAATCAGGGTGGTTAGCAGCGAGCCGCGCAGAAACAGGCCAAAGCTCTCGCTGACATCTTCGCTCAGGTCGTACAGGGTCGGCTGCCAGCGGCGCGGGAACAGGCGCATGATGCCCATACCGAACCGCTGGTACTCGAACATGAAGTACAGCGCCAGCGTGATGATGAACCCCACCTGCCCCAGCCACCCCACGAGGCTGGCCAGGGTGCCCAGCACATCCGGCCCGGAAGTCATCAGGCGTTCTAGCACAGGGCTCAGGTCGCCGCCCAGCCGGGTGGTCTGCTCATCAATGGCGCGGGTCAGGCTCTCGCGCAGCCCCTCTGTACCTGGGACGCGGGCCAGCCAGTTCAGGACTGTATTCAGGATGTTTTTCAGGT
Above is a genomic segment from Deinococcus betulae containing:
- a CDS encoding phage holin family protein; translated protein: MGFVVRLLVNALALYLLTRVYSGVSFAPGADAVSVLIAAAVMGIVNALVRPVLLLLSLPVNVLTLGLFTLVVNGIVLWLVAAATALNVAGFGAAVVGALILTVIAWVLDAILGALGLDGVHE
- the panC gene encoding pantoate--beta-alanine ligase, whose protein sequence is MSNAVSPSPQVVATAADLRAALGGGPVALVPTMGYLHDGHAALIREARRLVPGGRVAVSIFVNPMQFGPTEDLNRYPRDLERDLRVAAEAGADVIFHPTPETIYPAGFATQVSVSGVSGGLDGAARPGHFTGVATVVLKLLNLVRPEHALFGEKDWQQLAVIRRMVTDLNVPVQIHGVPTVRAESGLALSSRNSYLSAEQQERAVLLSQALRAVQAAYDGGERRTAALEAAGHAVLAQDSEAVPDYLSVVDGDMAVREIVDNSPMNRVLVAARMFGVRLIDNMPLNAQPPLAQAGRA
- a CDS encoding amino acid ABC transporter permease encodes the protein MTASRPKPLGGAALVGWSVLAAAAFLLLFFVITLVLRQMPDPIGPRADLFVEGARMTLQLTLVSGLIGLGVGLIAGIQKTSSLWWVRAPANLFVWLVRGTPLLVQILFVYNALPPLLQGIGINVQLNEFWSAVIALALNVGAYNAEVIRAGILAIPRGQSEAARSLGLSSGQTMTTVVLPQALRVVVPPLVNNLVALLKDSSLASTIALLELTLAGSRVSSESFQPIPVLTTVAAVYLALTTVMTLFTDQLERRVKIASR
- a CDS encoding type IV pilus twitching motility protein PilT, whose protein sequence is MTLDELLREMVTRRASDVHLQAGSPPMGRIDGQLVPFGTQPLMPPDTQLLAQALMTPDQWDDFTYRNELDLAYSVSGLGRFRCNVFRQRGAVGMVMRIVSDAIPGFEALGLPADVLRRLADHSRGLILVTGPTGSGKTTTLSSLVDHVNRTYAYNIITVEDPIEILHKNKKSIVVQREVGSDTRDFRTALKYAMRQDPDVIMIGEMRDKETVEAALSASQTGHLVLSTLHTQDAVRSVNRIIDFFPPYERDQVRLQLAESLVGIISQRLLRRADGVGRVLGLEIMLNTPLIQDYIKDEDKTPLIKDALIEDNIRGMHTFDQHLVQLYRNTLITMDEALAAATSPHEVKLMVTRAGTAY
- a CDS encoding ABC transporter ATP-binding protein produces the protein MADVVLEHINKRYGTKHHAVKDFNLHIQDREFMVFVGPSGCGKSTTLRMIAGLEDISEGVLKIGDRVVNDVPPKDRDIAMVFQNYALYPHMNVYENMAFGLKLRKTPKAEIDKRVREAARILQIEHLLGRKPKELSGGQRQRVAMGRAIVREPKVFLMDEPLSNLDAKLRVEMRSQISQLHRRLGATIVYVTHDQVEAMTLGNRIVVMRDGVIMQVDTPMNLYDFPQNKFVAGFIGSPSMNFLSGKVQNGEFVIGDSRVASMGRLAQSLKPYEGKDVMMGIRPEHLGMVGMTDLPRGTNVLRGQVVVVEPLGAQTDLIIEVAGQNITAKVEGQANVLPGDMIELVVDQTRLHAFDPSTEMAIDRGTPAGTRGQADTPGLGYEYAPQMTASTA
- a CDS encoding AI-2E family transporter, coding for MTNPEPGRRPTTPALRDAQNVPDLLRRLWAWPPARLLAYVVLILLALRAALWVTGTLASVLVTVLVAYAIAFLVNPALVWLERRRIGRGVGVFGLLIVVAGLLTLLVATLTSQLRGLVESLPYLSLNLKNILNTVLNWLARVPGTEGLRESLTRAIDEQTTRLGGDLSPVLERLMTSGPDVLGTLASLVGWLGQVGFIITLALYFMFEYQRFGMGIMRLFPRRWQPTLYDLSEDVSESFGLFLRGSLLTTLICAVLATAGLLALGIPNALALGLLSGLLNLVPYLGIVAAAALPMLEAIPQGGGKVGAVVVLYFLLNQLLGNVVGPIVMGRSAHLSPATILIALLVGLALGGVVGALLAIPLASLFKRWLERYWLRSALYRGSSGLPAPAEEG
- a CDS encoding ABC transporter substrate-binding protein, translating into MKKTLLSLAALTFLASGAQARTWDAIRQSGTIKIATEGAFPPFNVLKGKELTGFEVELANELAKQMGLKVQWVTQPFDNLLIGLQQDRYDFVIASHGITPQRAKAVDFTNPHYCTGGAIVAKPGGPKTAADLVGKTVAVQVGTTYLDNVRKVQGVKEVKTFPKDTDAQAALMAGRVDAWVGDKFTGLDLVKAQKGKVVAGELLFNERIGMAVKKGNASLLKELNAALAKSLSSGSYAKISGKYFNTDVRCKN